From one Rhizobium sp. CIAT894 genomic stretch:
- a CDS encoding PQQ-binding-like beta-propeller repeat protein, whose amino-acid sequence MKKSAATILREYGPFPGADRVNGVTFDGSHVWFASGDKLNALDPDSGEVVRSIEVASHAGTAFDGEFLYQIAEDVIHKVDPKTGRILSTIPAPGNGGDSGLAWAEGTLWVGQHRGRRIHQIDPETGKILRTIESNRVVTGVTWVDGQLWHGTWEGDDSDVRRIDPETGEVLERLDMPEGTGVSGLESDGGDCFFCGGGGSGKIRAVRRPG is encoded by the coding sequence ATGAAGAAATCCGCTGCGACGATCCTGCGTGAATATGGACCCTTTCCCGGCGCCGACCGCGTCAACGGTGTTACCTTCGACGGCAGCCACGTCTGGTTCGCCTCGGGCGACAAGCTCAATGCGCTCGATCCCGACAGCGGCGAGGTGGTGCGTTCCATTGAGGTTGCCTCGCATGCCGGGACAGCCTTCGATGGCGAATTCCTCTATCAGATCGCCGAGGACGTCATCCACAAGGTCGACCCGAAGACCGGCCGCATCCTTTCCACCATTCCCGCCCCGGGCAATGGCGGCGATTCCGGTCTTGCCTGGGCCGAGGGCACGCTCTGGGTCGGCCAGCACCGCGGCCGCAGGATCCATCAGATCGACCCGGAGACGGGCAAGATCCTGCGCACCATCGAATCCAACCGCGTCGTCACAGGCGTCACCTGGGTCGACGGCCAGCTCTGGCACGGCACCTGGGAGGGCGACGACAGTGACGTCAGGCGCATCGACCCCGAAACGGGGGAAGTGCTGGAGCGGCTCGACATGCCCGAAGGCACCGGCGTCTCCGGCCTCGAATCCGACGGCGGCGACTGCTTCTTCTGCGGAGGCGGCGGCAGCGGCAAGATCCGCGCGGTGCGCCGGCCGGGGTGA
- a CDS encoding helix-turn-helix domain-containing protein, producing the protein MDSLITAAARALATGDALGALKRVALREDAPALALRGIAMAQLGDLIRAKALLKSAARAFGPREAVARARCVVAEAEIALVSRDLIWPPKALEAARKVLEAHGDRVNAAHAGNVAIRRLVLIGRIDEAERGLAVLDPTPLPPALRAAHELVAAGIAVRRLQTEAAGAALERARLAAREANIPALTAEVETAALVLDTPAARLLSPGRERPLLLGEVEALLGSGTLVIDACRHVVWKEGTAVSLATRPVLFVLARTLAEAWPGDVARGALIARAFRGKHADESHRARLRVEIGRLRAELRGLAEVSAAQRGFALSPCGGGEIAVLAPLVEGPHGAVLALLADGEAWASSALSIALGASPRTVQRALDSLAGEGKVQSLGRGRARRWMSPPLPGFPPLLLLPGPLPSD; encoded by the coding sequence ATGGACTCGCTGATCACAGCCGCCGCGCGGGCGCTGGCAACGGGTGACGCGCTCGGCGCGCTGAAGCGGGTGGCGCTGCGCGAGGATGCGCCGGCACTGGCGCTGCGCGGCATCGCCATGGCACAGCTCGGCGATCTCATCCGCGCCAAGGCGCTTTTGAAAAGTGCGGCGCGCGCCTTTGGCCCGCGGGAGGCGGTGGCGCGGGCGCGTTGCGTGGTCGCCGAAGCCGAGATCGCGCTCGTCTCGCGCGATCTCATCTGGCCGCCGAAGGCGCTGGAAGCTGCCCGCAAAGTACTGGAAGCGCATGGTGACAGGGTCAACGCCGCCCATGCCGGCAATGTCGCCATTCGCAGGCTGGTGCTGATCGGCCGCATCGACGAGGCCGAACGTGGGCTCGCCGTCCTTGATCCGACGCCGCTGCCGCCGGCGCTGCGGGCCGCCCACGAGTTGGTGGCGGCCGGCATCGCCGTCCGGCGGCTGCAGACCGAAGCAGCAGGCGCTGCGCTCGAGCGGGCAAGGCTTGCGGCTCGCGAGGCCAATATCCCGGCCCTGACGGCGGAAGTCGAAACTGCGGCCCTCGTGCTCGACACCCCGGCGGCGCGGCTGCTGTCACCGGGGCGAGAGCGCCCGCTGCTGCTTGGTGAGGTGGAAGCGCTGCTGGGCTCGGGCACGCTCGTCATCGATGCCTGCCGCCACGTGGTGTGGAAGGAGGGCACGGCCGTCTCGCTGGCGACGCGACCGGTGCTGTTTGTGCTTGCCCGCACGCTCGCCGAAGCCTGGCCGGGGGATGTGGCTAGGGGCGCGCTGATTGCGCGCGCCTTTCGCGGCAAACACGCCGATGAATCGCATCGCGCCCGGCTGCGGGTCGAGATCGGTCGGCTGCGCGCTGAATTGCGGGGGCTGGCGGAGGTTTCGGCAGCGCAGCGCGGCTTTGCGCTTTCGCCGTGTGGCGGTGGCGAGATCGCTGTGCTCGCCCCGCTCGTCGAAGGGCCGCATGGCGCGGTACTCGCCTTGCTCGCCGATGGCGAGGCGTGGGCGAGTTCGGCGCTCTCGATTGCGCTTGGCGCCAGCCCGCGCACGGTGCAGCGGGCGCTGGATTCCCTGGCGGGGGAAGGCAAGGTGCAATCGCTCGGGCGCGGGCGGGCGCGCCGCTGGATGAGCCCGCCGCTACCGGGTTTCCCGCCGCTCTTGTTACTCCCGGGTCCGCTGCCAAGTGATTAG
- a CDS encoding DUF899 family protein, whose protein sequence is MTAQLNATRQQWLAARLDLLEEEKELTRQSDALAIKRRQLPRVRIDKEYRFDTQGGNASLKDLFGGRSQLLVYHFMFGPDYSAGCPSCSSIADGFNGVFVHLENHDVAFWAVSRAPLEKLEAFKRRMDWGFPWASSGGSDFNTDFSVWFSPEQQRRGEIEYNYRREPPAPEPPAHQPLSAETVPEWRDSEEPIVQIASMTGTDVPTYTRDRPGVSAFELIDGAVYHSYSSYARGLDGLWGMYQWLDRAPKGRNETGIWWRHHDRYGKE, encoded by the coding sequence ATGACGGCACAGCTGAACGCAACGCGCCAGCAATGGCTGGCAGCAAGGCTCGATCTGCTCGAGGAAGAAAAGGAGCTGACGCGTCAAAGCGATGCGCTGGCGATCAAGCGCCGGCAATTGCCCCGCGTCAGGATCGACAAGGAATATCGTTTCGACACCCAAGGCGGCAATGCCTCGCTGAAGGATCTCTTCGGCGGGCGCTCGCAGCTTCTGGTCTATCACTTCATGTTCGGGCCGGATTACAGCGCCGGATGTCCCTCCTGCTCCTCGATCGCCGACGGCTTCAACGGCGTCTTCGTCCATCTGGAAAACCACGACGTCGCCTTCTGGGCGGTCTCGCGCGCCCCGCTCGAAAAACTTGAGGCCTTCAAGCGGCGCATGGACTGGGGCTTCCCCTGGGCCTCCTCGGGCGGCAGCGATTTCAACACCGATTTCAGCGTCTGGTTCAGCCCCGAGCAGCAGCGCCGCGGCGAAATCGAATATAATTACCGCCGCGAGCCGCCCGCCCCCGAACCGCCCGCCCATCAACCGCTTTCCGCCGAGACCGTGCCGGAATGGCGCGACAGCGAAGAACCCATCGTCCAGATCGCCTCCATGACCGGCACCGACGTTCCCACCTACACCCGTGACCGCCCGGGCGTCAGCGCCTTCGAACTCATCGACGGGGCCGTCTACCACAGCTATTCCAGCTATGCCCGTGGGCTCGACGGGCTCTGGGGTATGTATCAATGGCTGGACCGCGCTCCCAAAGGCCGCAACGAAACCGGCATCTGGTGGCGCCATCACGACCGCTACGGCAAGGAGTGA
- a CDS encoding metallophosphoesterase family protein, with product MRYTFAIGDIHGCIDPLNRMIDRIEAYASDGTVVFLGDYVDRGPDSKSVLDRIIAGPAGQWSWICLKGNHEDMMVAAYADSDDRDVWISNGGLETEISYDGRVSFQHLQWAADRPLMHVDRYRLFVHAGVVPEFPLERQTKRDLLWLRFSPGESGDYWGKHLVHGHTPSLSNPVTTGNRTNIDSACVFGGKLSCAVFDDELAGGPIDFIEVKA from the coding sequence ATGCGCTACACATTCGCCATAGGCGATATTCACGGCTGTATCGATCCGCTGAACAGGATGATCGATCGGATCGAGGCTTATGCGTCTGACGGCACGGTCGTCTTCCTTGGCGACTATGTCGATCGCGGGCCCGACAGCAAAAGTGTTCTCGATCGGATCATTGCCGGCCCCGCGGGCCAGTGGTCGTGGATCTGCCTGAAAGGCAATCACGAGGACATGATGGTTGCTGCCTATGCCGACAGCGACGACAGAGATGTGTGGATCAGCAACGGCGGACTGGAAACCGAGATTTCCTATGACGGCAGGGTTTCGTTTCAGCATCTGCAATGGGCTGCCGATCGTCCCCTCATGCATGTTGATCGATATCGCCTCTTTGTCCATGCCGGTGTTGTTCCGGAGTTTCCGCTGGAACGGCAGACCAAGCGCGATCTTCTCTGGTTACGGTTTTCTCCCGGCGAGTCCGGCGACTATTGGGGCAAGCACCTCGTCCATGGCCATACACCGTCACTGTCCAACCCGGTGACGACAGGAAACCGCACCAATATCGACAGCGCCTGCGTCTTCGGCGGCAAGCTTTCCTGCGCGGTTTTCGACGACGAGCTTGCCGGTGGGCCGATCGATTTTATCGAGGTGAAGGCGTGA
- a CDS encoding LLM class flavin-dependent oxidoreductase produces MKKIGFLSFGHWTPSPQSQTRSAADALLQSIDLAVAAEELGADGAYFRVHHFARQLAAPFPLLSAVGARTSRIEIGTAVIDMRYENPLYMAEDAGAADLIAGGRLQLGISRGSPEQVIDGWRHFGYAPPEGQSEADMARHHAEVFLEVLRGEGFAKPNPRPMFPNPPGLLRLEPHSEGLRERIWWGASSNATAVWAAKLGMNLQSSTLKDDETGEPFHVQQADQIRAYRQAWKAAGHTRQPRVSVSRSIFALVDDRDRAYFGYGNDEGDKIGFIDEKTRAIFGRSYAAEPDALIKQLAEDEAIAEADTLLLTVPNQLGVAYNAHVIEAILTHVAPALGWR; encoded by the coding sequence ATGAAGAAGATCGGTTTCCTCTCATTCGGGCACTGGACGCCCTCGCCTCAGTCGCAGACGCGCTCGGCGGCCGATGCGCTGCTGCAGTCGATCGATCTTGCCGTCGCGGCCGAAGAACTCGGAGCCGACGGGGCGTATTTTCGTGTGCACCATTTTGCCCGCCAGCTCGCCGCACCCTTCCCGCTGCTATCGGCCGTCGGCGCCAGAACCAGCCGGATCGAGATCGGCACTGCGGTCATCGACATGCGCTACGAGAACCCGCTCTATATGGCCGAGGATGCCGGCGCCGCCGACCTTATCGCCGGCGGACGGCTGCAGCTCGGCATCAGCCGCGGTTCGCCCGAGCAGGTAATCGATGGCTGGCGCCATTTCGGCTATGCCCCACCCGAGGGGCAGAGCGAGGCCGACATGGCCCGCCATCACGCCGAAGTCTTCCTCGAAGTCCTGCGCGGCGAAGGTTTTGCCAAACCGAATCCGCGGCCGATGTTTCCGAACCCGCCCGGCCTCCTGCGTCTCGAACCGCATTCGGAAGGCCTGCGCGAGCGGATCTGGTGGGGCGCCAGCTCCAATGCCACTGCCGTCTGGGCAGCCAAGCTCGGCATGAACCTGCAGAGCTCGACGCTGAAGGACGACGAGACGGGAGAGCCGTTCCACGTCCAGCAGGCCGACCAGATCCGCGCTTACCGGCAGGCCTGGAAGGCAGCCGGTCACACGCGCCAGCCGCGCGTCTCTGTCAGCCGCAGCATCTTCGCACTGGTCGACGACCGCGACCGCGCCTATTTCGGCTACGGCAACGACGAGGGCGACAAGATCGGCTTCATCGACGAGAAGACCCGGGCGATCTTCGGCCGCAGCTATGCCGCAGAGCCGGATGCGCTGATCAAGCAGCTCGCCGAAGACGAGGCGATTGCCGAGGCCGACACGCTGCTGCTCACCGTCCCCAACCAGCTCGGCGTCGCCTACAACGCCCATGTCATCGAGGCGATCCTGACCCACGTCGCCCCGGCGCTCGGCTGGCGCTGA
- a CDS encoding AraC family transcriptional regulator, which yields MRDAEAIYRTPLDAAGGLAVTGSGRQHARHAVTDRKLPSFAVVLVERGQGWLETEAGGRLSLSAPALFWLFPNRAHSYAPEEGGWDERWALFEGSFTRDFVRLRIIAERHPIVALHHLDELARLFGKLHADLRDDTNLGQASAALTLHHIVIAAARQASGAADRRQAGPDMADIVETLRRRAMQPLDLAAFAAEHDMSPATLRRRFTLETGLPPKAFQLRARMDHAKQLLATTDEKIETIAAMIGLEDPFYFSRIFHEREGCSPREFRARYPRV from the coding sequence ATGAGAGACGCCGAGGCCATTTATAGAACGCCGCTCGACGCGGCCGGCGGACTGGCGGTCACAGGCAGCGGCAGGCAGCATGCCCGCCATGCGGTGACCGACCGAAAACTCCCGAGTTTCGCCGTCGTGCTGGTCGAGCGCGGGCAGGGCTGGCTGGAAACCGAGGCCGGCGGTCGCCTCAGCCTGAGCGCGCCTGCTCTGTTCTGGCTGTTTCCCAACCGTGCGCATTCCTACGCTCCCGAAGAAGGCGGCTGGGACGAGCGCTGGGCGCTTTTCGAAGGATCCTTCACGCGGGATTTCGTGAGGCTGAGGATCATTGCGGAGCGCCATCCTATCGTGGCGCTGCATCATCTCGATGAACTGGCGCGGCTCTTCGGCAAGCTTCATGCCGATCTGCGTGACGATACCAATCTCGGGCAGGCGTCGGCGGCATTGACGCTGCATCACATCGTCATCGCAGCCGCCAGACAGGCAAGCGGCGCGGCCGATCGGCGCCAGGCAGGGCCCGATATGGCCGATATCGTCGAAACGCTCAGGCGCCGGGCGATGCAGCCGCTCGATCTCGCTGCCTTTGCCGCTGAACACGACATGTCGCCGGCCACGCTGCGCCGGCGCTTCACGCTTGAAACCGGATTGCCTCCCAAGGCATTTCAGCTTCGGGCGCGCATGGATCATGCCAAACAGCTGTTGGCAACGACCGACGAAAAAATCGAAACGATTGCCGCCATGATCGGCCTGGAGGATCCATTTTATTTTTCGCGTATCTTTCACGAACGCGAGGGCTGCAGTCCCCGTGAGTTCCGTGCGCGATATCCGCGGGTTTGA
- a CDS encoding phytanoyl-CoA dioxygenase family protein has translation MSIAAETIRAETPEFPLTAHGKTLPAVRVGWLTPTDPAIGLGAIRRRYLDDGYVWLKGLLPHANVIDFRRWVLEHLAMTGLVEPGSDLSLGIASTAAFDRSLADRRLMSLVRSAAYEGFCAQPSLTCFMDDFLQGISYLHKRKIMRFVQPDTPTATPAHYDLVYLRGGTSRLVTAWIPIGDIPAEMGGLVYLEGSHALGLKMEAEFQAASGDLSPEERISAYNRHMAEGGWISKDLPDMAERFDTRWLAADYEAGDVVLHSPYMIHASTANQDRSRRLRLSTDIRYQNVDDEIDARWNNHWSLGDML, from the coding sequence ATGTCGATTGCCGCCGAAACGATACGGGCCGAAACGCCGGAATTTCCCCTGACCGCCCACGGCAAGACCTTGCCAGCGGTACGGGTGGGCTGGCTGACGCCGACCGATCCCGCCATCGGCCTCGGCGCCATCCGCCGCCGCTACCTGGACGATGGCTATGTCTGGCTGAAAGGCCTTCTGCCGCACGCCAATGTCATCGATTTCCGTCGCTGGGTGCTCGAACACCTCGCCATGACCGGACTAGTCGAGCCCGGCAGCGACTTATCGCTGGGGATCGCCTCGACCGCCGCCTTCGACCGGAGCCTGGCGGACCGGCGCCTGATGTCGCTCGTCCGTTCCGCCGCCTATGAAGGCTTTTGCGCGCAACCGTCGCTCACCTGCTTCATGGACGATTTCCTGCAGGGCATCTCCTATCTGCACAAGCGCAAGATCATGCGTTTCGTCCAGCCGGATACCCCGACGGCCACACCCGCCCACTACGATCTCGTCTATCTCCGCGGCGGCACCAGCCGCCTGGTGACGGCCTGGATTCCGATCGGCGACATCCCGGCCGAGATGGGCGGCCTCGTCTACCTCGAAGGCTCGCACGCGCTTGGCCTCAAGATGGAGGCCGAGTTCCAGGCAGCAAGCGGCGATCTTTCACCTGAAGAGCGGATCAGCGCCTATAACCGCCACATGGCGGAAGGCGGCTGGATCTCGAAGGATCTTCCCGATATGGCGGAGCGCTTCGATACGCGCTGGCTCGCCGCCGATTATGAGGCCGGCGACGTGGTGCTCCACTCGCCCTATATGATCCACGCATCGACCGCCAACCAGGACCGCAGCCGCCGGCTGCGTCTCTCCACCGACATCAGATATCAGAATGTCGACGACGAGATCGACGCCCGATGGAACAACCATTGGAGCCTCGGCGATATGCTGTAG
- a CDS encoding LysR family transcriptional regulator, giving the protein MPRTNLNDILIFMAVVDAGSFIAGGQAMGLSRSAAGKAVIRLEERLGARLLNRTTRTLNLTDEGRVFYERGLQILASVDAAEASVAGRSGTPRSVLRLSVPDAFGRLVVLPLLEEYLRAWLDIQVEISFTDRFADVVEEGFDLAIRIGPTASDARLASRVIATYRTLLCASPSYLAEHREPRDIDDFSAHDCLIFISRNQRHAWRFRGKGNSWITAQGRSRLRLDSAEAIRHAALAGLGIALLPDFLVADDLAAGRLRQVLPDLETDDTKIVTLYPDKRPLEPRVRRFIDLVVEELERRGEARRDASPL; this is encoded by the coding sequence ATGCCGCGTACGAACCTGAACGATATACTGATCTTCATGGCCGTCGTCGATGCCGGAAGCTTTATCGCCGGCGGCCAGGCCATGGGCCTGTCCCGCTCGGCGGCGGGAAAGGCCGTCATCCGCCTGGAAGAGCGGCTCGGCGCGCGCCTGCTCAACCGTACGACGAGAACATTGAATCTCACCGACGAAGGGCGAGTCTTCTACGAGCGCGGTTTGCAGATTCTCGCATCGGTCGACGCTGCCGAAGCGAGCGTGGCTGGCCGGAGCGGCACGCCGCGCAGCGTTCTCAGGCTCAGCGTTCCCGATGCCTTCGGACGGCTCGTCGTGCTGCCGCTGCTTGAAGAATATCTTCGGGCCTGGCTCGATATCCAGGTGGAGATCAGCTTCACCGATCGCTTCGCCGACGTCGTCGAGGAAGGCTTCGATCTGGCCATCCGGATCGGCCCGACGGCGTCGGACGCCCGGCTGGCCTCACGCGTGATCGCCACCTACAGGACGCTGCTCTGCGCCTCGCCGTCCTATCTCGCCGAGCACCGCGAGCCGCGTGATATCGACGACTTCTCGGCCCATGACTGCCTGATTTTCATCAGCCGCAATCAAAGGCACGCCTGGCGTTTTCGCGGCAAAGGCAATTCCTGGATCACGGCGCAGGGACGCAGCCGCCTGAGGCTCGACAGCGCAGAGGCGATCCGCCACGCCGCCCTGGCGGGACTGGGCATCGCCCTCCTGCCCGACTTTCTCGTCGCCGACGATCTTGCGGCCGGCCGTCTCCGGCAGGTTCTGCCCGACCTCGAAACCGATGACACCAAGATCGTGACGCTCTATCCCGACAAGCGCCCGCTGGAACCGCGCGTCCGCCGCTTCATCGACCTGGTGGTCGAGGAGCTTGAGCGTCGGGGCGAGGCACGCCGCGACGCTAGCCCTCTGTGA
- a CDS encoding MFS transporter, with product MRRGRPFLALAAAETLSLSGTRLSTIAIPWLVLSTTGSPMLTGLTAMMEMLPYVLAKALGGPLIDRVGAKRIAIICDTASVVVVGLVPLLDLFGLLTVPVLLPVVFAMGVLRGPSDAAKQAMVPDIAALAAVPLERVTGVASAIERLASTVGAAGAGALIGLIGPGQALVLNAATFAAAAIVVAIGIPGITPTPKLPAAPLDKVSSYLEDLREGWRFLSGDAVLVSIVAMVATTNLLDQAYHAVLLPVWTRDAGHGPELLGAMFAVFSGASIAGAAIAAVIGERMPRLIVYTVAFLLTGFPRFLVLAADAPLGSVFATLAIAGFASGFLNPILSAVIFERIPKPLTGRVTAMNTALCFALIPFGGLVGGALISTIGLAAALFLTGLAYLAATLSPLALKSFRGFDKAVTEG from the coding sequence GTGAGGAGGGGCAGGCCCTTCCTGGCGCTTGCCGCCGCCGAGACGCTTTCGCTGTCCGGCACGCGGCTTTCGACCATCGCCATTCCCTGGTTGGTGCTGAGCACCACCGGCAGTCCGATGCTGACCGGGCTGACGGCGATGATGGAGATGTTGCCCTATGTGCTCGCCAAGGCGCTCGGCGGGCCGCTGATCGACCGTGTCGGCGCCAAGCGCATCGCCATCATCTGCGACACCGCTTCCGTTGTTGTGGTGGGTCTGGTGCCGCTTCTCGATCTCTTCGGGCTCTTGACCGTCCCGGTGCTGCTGCCCGTCGTTTTTGCCATGGGCGTGCTGCGCGGCCCCTCCGACGCCGCCAAACAGGCGATGGTTCCCGATATCGCCGCGCTGGCCGCCGTGCCGCTCGAGCGGGTGACCGGCGTCGCCAGCGCCATCGAACGCCTCGCCTCGACGGTCGGCGCGGCCGGCGCCGGCGCGCTGATCGGGCTCATCGGCCCGGGCCAGGCGCTCGTCCTCAACGCCGCCACCTTCGCCGCCGCCGCTATAGTCGTCGCGATCGGCATTCCCGGCATAACACCCACGCCTAAGCTGCCCGCCGCTCCGCTGGATAAGGTCTCTTCCTATCTCGAGGATCTCCGTGAAGGCTGGCGATTTCTCAGCGGCGATGCCGTGCTCGTCAGCATCGTTGCCATGGTGGCGACCACCAATCTGCTCGACCAGGCCTATCATGCCGTGCTGCTGCCCGTCTGGACGCGGGACGCCGGTCACGGGCCGGAGCTGCTCGGGGCGATGTTCGCCGTCTTCTCCGGTGCCTCGATCGCGGGGGCGGCGATTGCCGCCGTCATCGGCGAGCGCATGCCGCGTCTGATCGTCTATACGGTGGCTTTTTTGCTGACCGGATTTCCGCGCTTTCTGGTGCTGGCGGCAGATGCGCCGCTCGGCTCTGTCTTTGCGACGCTCGCTATCGCCGGCTTTGCCTCGGGTTTTCTCAACCCCATCCTGTCGGCGGTGATCTTCGAGCGCATCCCGAAACCGCTGACCGGCCGCGTCACGGCGATGAACACCGCCCTCTGCTTTGCGCTCATTCCCTTCGGCGGCCTCGTCGGCGGCGCGCTGATCAGCACGATCGGCCTTGCCGCGGCGCTGTTCCTCACCGGCCTCGCCTATCTCGCGGCAACCCTTTCTCCCCTTGCCCTGAAAAGCTTCCGTGGCTTCGACAAGGCGGTCACAGAGGGCTAG
- a CDS encoding helix-turn-helix domain-containing protein, which produces MKTSGSQSAAVSRSVSRVVPEPTALKALAHPVRLRMLGMLRIDGPATATQLAVRLGLNSGATSYHLRQLAQYGFIEEAPHASRRDRWWRASHELTSLPASEAAGEALDLDIAFNQAALSQQVGQMQQALEEYAELPAEWRKATAADDIIIPMTADQAEALTKRLRDIILEAMRAAPPLGEAASRNPDMVPFYVMLHAFPYPGRLPHREGEEEP; this is translated from the coding sequence ATGAAAACATCAGGCTCCCAGTCTGCCGCCGTCTCCCGCTCCGTCAGCCGGGTCGTACCTGAGCCGACCGCGCTGAAGGCGCTGGCGCATCCCGTTCGGCTGCGCATGCTCGGCATGCTCAGGATCGACGGCCCGGCCACGGCGACCCAGCTCGCCGTGCGGCTCGGCCTGAACAGCGGCGCGACCAGCTATCACCTGCGTCAGCTCGCCCAATACGGTTTCATCGAGGAGGCGCCGCATGCCTCGCGGCGCGACCGCTGGTGGCGCGCGAGCCACGAGCTGACCTCGCTGCCCGCCAGCGAAGCGGCGGGGGAGGCGCTCGATCTCGATATCGCCTTCAACCAGGCGGCGCTTTCGCAGCAGGTCGGCCAGATGCAGCAGGCGCTGGAGGAATATGCCGAGCTGCCGGCCGAATGGCGCAAGGCGACGGCCGCCGACGACATCATCATCCCGATGACGGCTGACCAGGCCGAGGCGCTGACGAAACGGCTGCGAGATATCATTCTGGAGGCGATGCGGGCAGCACCGCCGTTGGGGGAGGCGGCGTCTCGAAATCCCGACATGGTTCCCTTCTATGTCATGCTGCACGCCTTTCCCTATCCGGGCCGTCTTCCGCATCGCGAGGGCGAGGAAGAACCGTGA
- a CDS encoding adenylate/guanylate cyclase domain-containing protein, with protein MDLPSSLAWLVDEAAASPGPEPFLAELGRRLLSDGLPLAGGALTLAVPHPIIARRTWLWRAETGGVIEALAFAAAPPVDAGRDWLAGLGPVWEERIGPSQDALMLGWAGIGAGAFAPDNAARLRDVARFAAAPLAALAAREARAALLEAYLGRRSAARVQAGALARGTGETIRAALLCADLRDFTALSQVTEPHAMIATLDAWFDRVAGAVHAFGGEVLKFIGDGVLAIFPVTGASGQMQGDRNACDAALRAVAASRAGMVHLDHVRQAQGLAPLPFGAALHFGEILWGNIGAADRLDFTAIGPAVNLVSRLEGLCKPLGRSVLISGAVAANTKTMLTPLGEHSLRGIADPCAVFTLPEA; from the coding sequence ATGGATCTGCCTTCCTCCCTTGCCTGGCTGGTCGACGAGGCGGCTGCTTCGCCCGGTCCCGAACCGTTTCTGGCCGAGCTCGGGCGCCGGCTGCTTTCCGATGGCCTGCCGCTTGCCGGCGGGGCGCTGACGCTTGCGGTGCCGCATCCGATCATTGCGCGGCGCACCTGGCTGTGGCGGGCCGAGACCGGGGGTGTCATCGAGGCGCTGGCTTTTGCCGCCGCACCGCCCGTCGATGCCGGGCGTGACTGGCTGGCCGGGCTCGGGCCGGTGTGGGAGGAGAGGATCGGGCCTTCTCAGGATGCGCTGATGCTCGGCTGGGCGGGCATTGGCGCCGGCGCTTTCGCTCCCGATAACGCCGCCCGGCTGCGGGACGTCGCGCGTTTTGCCGCGGCGCCGCTCGCAGCCCTTGCGGCGCGCGAGGCGCGGGCGGCATTGCTCGAAGCGTATCTCGGCCGGCGCAGTGCGGCCCGGGTGCAGGCCGGAGCGCTTGCCCGCGGCACTGGCGAGACTATTCGCGCCGCTCTTCTCTGCGCGGATCTGCGCGATTTCACCGCGCTTTCCCAAGTGACGGAGCCGCATGCGATGATTGCGACGCTCGACGCCTGGTTCGATCGCGTCGCCGGCGCCGTACACGCTTTCGGCGGCGAGGTGCTGAAATTCATCGGTGACGGTGTATTGGCGATCTTTCCCGTCACCGGCGCTTCCGGCCAGATGCAAGGAGACCGCAATGCCTGCGACGCGGCGCTCCGGGCCGTCGCCGCCAGCCGCGCCGGCATGGTCCATCTCGACCACGTGCGCCAGGCGCAGGGGCTGGCGCCGCTGCCCTTCGGCGCGGCCCTGCATTTCGGCGAGATCCTGTGGGGCAATATTGGCGCAGCCGACCGGCTGGACTTTACCGCCATCGGCCCCGCCGTCAATCTGGTCAGCCGCCTGGAAGGGCTCTGCAAGCCGCTCGGCCGAAGCGTGCTGATCTCGGGTGCTGTGGCCGCAAATACCAAGACGATGCTGACGCCGCTCGGGGAACACAGCTTGCGCGGCATCGCCGACCCTTGCGCGGTGTTCACTTTGCCGGAGGCCTGA
- a CDS encoding SRPBCC family protein, translated as MPEAFVVHREAHIAAPPAAVFALMTDPEKILRWMGTEAQVEPQPGGLYLVNVTGARFARGSFREVVPVHRLAYSFGWDGSDVVPPGSSLVEIDLIEQPDGTLLKLTHSGLPSAEQCAGHEEGWTHYLGRLTTVAAGRDPGPDVFSGRK; from the coding sequence ATGCCAGAAGCTTTCGTCGTTCACCGCGAAGCGCATATCGCAGCACCGCCGGCGGCCGTGTTTGCGCTGATGACCGACCCGGAAAAGATTCTGCGCTGGATGGGAACGGAAGCTCAGGTCGAGCCGCAGCCCGGCGGGCTCTATCTCGTCAACGTCACCGGCGCTCGCTTTGCGCGCGGCTCGTTTCGCGAAGTGGTGCCGGTTCATCGCCTTGCCTACAGCTTCGGCTGGGATGGCAGCGACGTGGTGCCGCCGGGCTCGAGCCTGGTCGAGATCGACCTGATCGAGCAGCCCGATGGAACGCTGCTGAAGCTCACCCATAGCGGCCTGCCGAGCGCCGAACAATGCGCCGGCCATGAGGAAGGCTGGACGCATTACCTCGGCCGGCTCACTACGGTTGCAGCCGGGCGCGACCCGGGTCCCGATGTTTTTTCCGGCAGGAAATGA